Genomic window (Nymphaea colorata isolate Beijing-Zhang1983 chromosome 1, ASM883128v2, whole genome shotgun sequence):
TGCACCATTTGCATCTCATATGATGTGCAAATATTGCAAAATACCTGGCGGAAGATCAAGAATCTCACAAAAGATTGGTAAGCCTTTGATTTCCCAACACATACAGGGTGGGATCATCTGATTCCATGATCAGAGCCAAGTCGAAGATCTCCTTAGTTCTTACTGTAGTTCTCTCACAAAAGGAAAATCCTaaatcaaattattttgaaCCAACTTCCTCCAGAAATTCACAGTAAAAAGGAAACTAAAATATCATGTTTTGCTTAATTATTTTGTCTTCAGATTATTTCTCACTCAAAATACTGTCAAAAAGACAGCGGTACTTATTACCATGATTAAAACTTCAGTGTTAGAAAAGGAAGCTGCATGGGGGGTGGTTCTAGATCATTTGCCCTTTCACTTTCACCAACGTTCAGTACTAGAAGCATGGAAGAAAGATCACCGAGAAAGCAATCTTTCATAGTTGGTGCCCATATGATAAGAACAAAAGGATGGACTTTAAGCCAGTAAAACGACATTTCCTTGATTTTCCCAGTTTGCAGTATTGTTTATGTGTTTAAGAATAAACCTATCATctgcctcaaggggcatagcatagctggtcaaaCATGCAAGCATGTAAAAGGCATGTCATATGTTTGGTTTTTGTATATGTTACTCTCCTCGATCGTAAAAGGTGGGACCACGGCACTCAAGAATCACCAAAGATCAACATTTTCCTACTAATCATCTATGATGAAAATGTACAAGAAAATCATCTAAGATGAAAATGTACATGATTTCTTAGATATTGCTGAAAGCTATAATTTAGCAAATCATCTAGTTTTGTACTGTACAATGACCGAGGGACCAATATGAACACTTCAAGGATGCAATTCCATGCATTTTCTCAGAATAAGGGCGCCATCACTGTGGATCATTCACCTTCTGTGAAGTTTAATTTCTATCCAGTGGTGTGAATCACCAATATACTAGTATGCTACTCCACCAGAAAATACATCGACATCATGAAGGAGGCTCTCTGTCAACCAATAACCATCCCAAGAACCGCCGACCCTCTGGtgaaaagagaataaagaaTGATGTGACACAAGAACATTCTGCAAAGAAAGCAGCTTGATTGAATACTTACTTGAATCATCGTGAACTGgaaggtttcttcctcttttggtCTTGCACCTCGAATCCAAACCCTTTGCTTAAAATGGTTCTGTTCCAAAGTTCACGCATGAGAATGAGGTACAGCCATTCACGAATGAATGTCAGGAAGGCACATTAAtgggaaaatgaaaagttttgaCAGGATTCTCAATCGGGCAGTTGTCTCATGAATATTGCATAATGTAAATAATGAGCTCTTGCCTAACCACTTGTGTACTTTTGTCAGTTAAGTGGATACAGATGACTCATAAATCCGGATGGAAATGATGCTCAGAAATGAATATGTTGTTCTGTTGCAGCACATGTAGCTAGGTtgaatttttcatcaaaaaatcaACAAAGTTTGTGGACAAGGTGCAAAATCCAAGACCACAAGGCAAGTCCCTGCAACATTTAATTGGACACGGCCCTACCTGGGTTCAGTCATCAAAGTAGGTCAAAGGTCGTAGAAACAAGGGTAGCTCCAACCCTTACAAGAACAAACCTCCAAATATGCCAACACAAAGAGATTTCATGGTGGAATTATGTTACCTCTTCCACCCAAAAACTACTTAGGATCCTCCTCTCTTTGTGACACAACAGAGCACGATAAGCTGAATGGTGAAATATTCTCCTAAATCGCTCAAACTGCATGGAAACAAATTGTAAGTTAAATAAACAATTTTATCGAGTTCCCACGATCGTGATTTGAAATAATTACTGACCTGTCCCAAGTCAAAGAAGCGTCCAAAGTATGGAGATCTCTCAAAAGGATCAAAGCCAGCAAACTGCTAAAAGAAAGTCCAATTTTCAGTGTTAGGATGACAGACAAGAATTTTTTGGAAAGATGAAGACTTCAAATATGCACATTACCCTGTACATGACCTCAACACCATGATCCTGTCGAGGTTGATCGTTGTACTTTAATGCCTCAAGTTGGCACTGAATGGCTTCTTCTGCAGTGAACTATGACACCCCATCAAATTGGTATAACAGCAAAATAATTAACTATCTACTTTTTATCCAGTCATGGAGGAGGGTCAAGGTTACATTTAGCCTGGGGCCAATAGGTCGTTTACTGCGAGATTCCACCCTGAAACAAAGAGACCCAAGTTTTCTTGATtcatagagaaagaaaagaagcagcttCAAATCAACAAATATAATTTCATTTGTTCATCATTTGCACATATTTGCTAATGCCAAATCTGATAAATAAACCATCATGTCTAACAAGGCAAGAAAATGCTGGGATAATATCCCAAAAAATTTCAAGCAACAGTGACTCATGGAGTGACAAAGAATAGATGAGATTAAATTGCAGAGAAGACGATACGCCTAACCCTCCAAATGTTTAACAACAGATCCAGAACCGACAggcaaattgaaatttgaaggtGGAACTATTAAGAGCCTGAATAGTTTTCTTTTAGTAAAATTGTAGAGAGCGAGGAAGAAATgcaaaagataaagatgaaaagagaaaatgatttAGTTCTAAAGAATAAAATGCCCCTTGACATAACATTCCAAGTAGCCAAACAAATTGGCAACAACTCCACAAAAAGTGCATTACCTATAAAGAAATGATCACCCACAGaattataagaaaatattatttggaGGCGAATTTGCAGGCAATGACCAACTATTCAAAATGACTTGAACCTTCCAATTCTGTTGGACAACCAGAGAAAATTATTTGACAGATTCTTTATCGACAGATCCTGCAAAAGCCAAGTCATTTCACTTAATCCAGTTGCCTATGTTTGTAAGAACCCAACAAAACACTTTCAAGTTTCAGAAATTACAAGACTTCCCTTTGATCATATCAAAAATTCGAACAAAAGTGACAGGATGAAACAATTCTTTGGGTTCAGAGGACAAACTCTATCGTCGATAAAAGACGATAAAACTCCCAAATTAGTTTCGAGCCAACAAGATCAACACTATAACTGGGCATCGGAATACATTACGTGGGAGGAAGGGGTGACATGTTGGAGAAAATTTAACAATCTAAAAAGGAACAGAGTGGAAAATTCTTGTTTCGTAGTGAACCGGAGAGTTCAACTAGCTCGGTGAATACATCCATAGAGAAACAACGAAGTATGGATTCATCTTCCTCTCTGTTTGTTCAACGATTAAGGCTAGATGATTTCATGGAAATGGAGCTCACAATACTCAACGCCCCAACAAACGTCCGCAGAAAAAGCGAAAAATCCAAAAACCCGTAAGACAGAATCGAAGACGAACGTACCAATCCGAGGAGAAGAAATCTGGGACGGGAACGTCGGAAGAAGTCATGCAACGCACGCTTGCAACGCGAGGCCTGTTAGATTGGTACCCGCAAGAAGATTTTCGGAAGGAGATCTTTGGTGGGAGGGAAGAAATCGATAGACCCGACGCCATGGAAGCAGTAAGAGCAGACGAGGATGATTGGCCGTCTACTTTCACgcagagagaggaggagggagaggaagaggtgCGCGGACACACTTGGCACCAGAGGCAAAACAAGTGGTTTTGCTTGGCCCCGTCTTTTGGAATCTTTTGCCTTTTGGGTGGCCGGTGCTCGTACGCTCGTTCCAAAGCCTTTGGACGTGAGGCCCCAGCTTCTTCAATGGGGTCACCCAGATTTGTGGCCTCTGGTTCAACCACGCAACGGCCATACTAGTTCGATTTATTTGACTGTAATCAATGTTCAAGTTTTAGTAGCtgcttttattgaaaaataagaCCTAGTTAATAATAAGACGTAGTTAATAATCTGATTGAGATTTCATATGCAGTTCAAAATTTGTAGATCAGCCTTAATATTCGTATCTCCTTATAACTTCGGGATGAGAACAAGATGTGAACGGTTTATTTTTGCGACCAATTGAGCAGTAGAAAAGAAATCCATAATAGTCTCAGTAACATCGTGACCAACTATATGCCAATGAGTTTTTAAAGAAACCTGCCGGAAATCTATCAAGGCCAGGTGCCTTGTCACTAGTAGATTGGAAGACCGGTCTTCTAATTTGCTCTGCGGTTATTGGTTTGTCAAGAAGAGCACACTCATTGATTGTTATTGCACCAGGTGTAGCTTCTATTGGTGTCGTCGATGACTCTTGAGGCCTTGCTGATTGAGACAATCATTGAAGACGTCACAACTTAGCTCAGATGGCGCCCAACCAGTTTTCTTAAACACTCCATGCACAGAGTTGAAGTCTCCCAGCAAAGAAAGGGGGTTCCTAGAAGATCAAGACAGTCATTCAACTACAAAAACTCCTGCTTTCTAAGAGCCAGATTTGGATTGAAGTAGATCCATGCAACAATGAAACTCACACCCGATTTTCTACAAGAGCAGTTTAGCATAACCCAAGCTCTATGAAAAAGGATGGGTTGAGCACGAACAGTTCTGGGGTCCCAGCATACAATCATGCGAGCAACATTATTGCAAAAAGAGGAGTTAGATACGAAAGCAATATGTGTGAGGTTTCGTTTCCACACAGAGACTTTCTCCTCTGAGAGGAGAGGATCaacaaaaaaacacatacataaggaaagaaggggaaaaagagaTCGGAGGACCTGGGATTAAGAATCAGCAGGTGGCTCCTTCTCATCACTTCCATCATCTTGTAAATGGGTATTGAGTCGCAAGTCCTCTTTTTTAGCTAAAACTTCATCAGTCTGCAATGATCGCTGGGGTGGACGATCGTCGGCATCCATGGTGGTTGCCTGAATCATCTCCCCAGCATCTGACTTGGATTCATGTTCGACGGTAGGGTCAGGTGGGTGGACCAATATGTTATCCTGATCCATAAATTGAGATTTCCCCCTGGTTCATCTCTGTCAAACTGCTGGTGAACATCAATTTCATGCCAATACCCTGTTTTCCTTCCCAACAAAATAGAGGGAGGAATATTTCTCACATCCTCTAGTGGTTTACGCGCTCTCTTGCATTGTCCATGCTCCGTCTGCTCATTGGGGTCCACCTGAACAGATTTTGAGAGAGGCCCTTGACACGGCGGTTTATGCAGCTGTGTTGCCCCCCTCGCCGCAAGTGCAGCCCTAATGCATTCCTAGAGTCCCCTGACATGGAGTTTGCCGTCTTCTCTCCAAAAACAAAAGGTTCACCAGTAATCGGAAATCCTGGAGGAAAATTTAGCTCTGGAGTTGGAGGATTGGACATGTTGTCGTTCTGCTTCTCCAATTCAAAAGGGAATGTCTTCCCCAAAGCATGTCCACTAGTAGAACTCGGTTGTCCTTCAGTCGAAGCAGAAACTCGAGGGAAATTTCTGTTTAACGAGGCTGGATTGATGAACCGCATCTTGGACTTCACGATCGCCCTCTGATCTGGTAAATCATCAGTTTGGAGAGCATTGAATCTATTGAGGTTGGGCGTCGGGGGCTTATAGTTTCCGGGAAGGATTTTTTGCGGTAATTCTGCTGCCTCAGCACTGTAACCTCCGTCCAACCAGAGGATGAGGGTCGTGAGAGATGCACAGTTGGGGTTTTCCCGTCACCGACTGGGCACTCCTCAGATGATGGGAGGTAGCTTTACATTTTGCCCAGATTGTGAGGCAGCCTCAAATAACTACACTACCGCTTTTCTCCATGAATTTGAGAGGCACTGCTATCCTAATCCTGGCGTACTCCACTCCGGCAACATCCCGCCCAAGTCACGAGATGCTGCCTCGAAGATATGCGGGCTCCACAAGCAGGTGGGGAGCTCGAGCAATCGAATCCACAGAGGAATTTTTACCGTAGATTTCTGTGGCAGCGCAAACCCTGTGAGAGAGGATCAGGTAAGCCAGTAGGTCACTCCCAACTTAAAAcacaaactatatatatcatATCGTTGGCTCGTGAATTGCTTGAATCCTTTTGGATCACTTCAAAACCTGGCCACGAGTCAAGGTTAGTCTAGCTCGCCCCTGACTCGGCTTGAACTCAACCCTTGACTCATCCTAACTCGCCTGATTCGTGTCATTTTAAAACTCTACTGAGTTGACGAGTCTACTCACAACCATTGACCCCGTTATTAAATGATTCGAGTTTGAGtcacgagtttgccaactatgctatATCTGGGGTCTGGCTTCTTCCTCGTGTCAAAGCCGGAAAAGGTGGTTATTGAACACATGCATGCGTGCATACGCACATTCTCCTTTGGATGGTAGGATTTTTGTCCCACTCACTCATTTTATATAGGTAGATATTAGATACAACATGCAAGTCATTTTCAATCGAAGCATAATATTTAGATAACATCTTTCGTATCACAATTCAACTCATAGTCAATTATTATAAATTACAAACGAAACGGGGGGCGTCGCTAAAGGTCGCCGAGATTGTGACGACCTGTATTCCAGTTGTCCAATTAAGGATGgccaaaaaatattaaaaaaaaaatagatgaacCTTTTGGAATTAAATTGGACGCCTCCCATACATGGGGATGGGACTCCCATCCCGCCAGCAATTCAAGTCAGGCTGGGGTCGACCCGACACCTACCTAGCTCAAACTAGATCAAGTCTGGGCTCGTCCAGATTAGATGTGATTTTAATAAAACCAATATTtaaaacataatatatatatttataatgaaatatatgtataaatataattaaaataaagttatatatatatatatatatatatatatatatatatttattggcAGACTCAAGTTGAGTCTGGCCCTTAAAGTTGTTGACTTTAAGATTGGGTGTCCAAAAGGTAATCGGGTACCCGGTCCAACACCCAccctacttaaaaaaaaacatgaaattttggtGAGtaatttgatttagttcatctTTTAGGCCCCGTTTGACACAGAGGGAATTTCTTGTGCATCGGGTAAAATATCCGATTTTGCATGGCTTTTCTGTTACATTCAAACACAGGAAAATTTACCACTCATTTTTGTTAGATGAGGGTAAAATTAACCTAGAAAAAAGTCAGATCTATGGAGGTCTGACTTTTTACGGTCCATATTATTTTTGCCCATTAGGGCTTCCtctaatctctctttctcactaCCTGATTGCCATCTTCTTTGTCACTCTAGGCTCCTCTATGGAAGCTGCAACATCAGGTGCTTCTTCTTTTGCGACGGTCTAGAAAGCTTGTGCTGGTCTGGGTTGCGTAAAATTTGGTAGTAGTGTGCACGCTTGCTTAGTGAAGatgggtttggatctggatgTGTTTGTGATGGGGTGTGTCGTTGACATGTACTCAAAATGTGGGAATTTGCAGGAGGCCCGTCGAGCTTTTGATAACATTGCCAATAGAGATATTGTGGCTTGGAACACCATGATCAGTGGCTACGTACAGAATGGTGTTGGTGAAGAAGCAATTGAACTCTACTGCCAAATGCCCCTTCAAGGTTTTATTCCTAACAACATAACATACGCGAGCATTCTCAAGGCAGTGGCCATTCTGGAGGATGGTGTACTATGCAAGTATTTACATCCACTAGTGATTAAAAGTGGGTTTCTTTCAGATGTTTATGTAGGCACAGCTCTTGTGGATGCATATGCAAAATCTCTGCTGCTGGAGGACGCGGAGAAAGCAGATACAGAGATGCGGTAAAGGAATTTGGTCTCATGGAATGCGCTCATAACTGGATACAGTCTTGCAGGGAAGTACAAAGACGCCATGAATCTTTACTGTCAAATGCAAAAGGTTCCAATAAGGCCAGACCCCTATACATTCACTGGCcttctttcttcatgttctATGTCTAAAGCATTGGCTGAAGGTAGTCAACTTCATGCTCATTCCATTAAGATTGGTTTAGATTCTAATGTGTCAGTTGGCAATGCTTTGCTGGATTTGTACTCGAAATGTGGGTCGGTAGATGATGCGTCAAGGGCCTTTCAATGTATTGATGTCCCCAATTCTATTTCCTGGGCTGCAATTATATCAGCCTTTGTGCACAACGGTGGGGAGGAGAGTGCAGTCCTGTATTTCAGTGAAATGCatagaattttcaaaaactttgatGAGTTCTCATGCAGCAGTGTCTTAAAGGCATCAGCTAGTTGTGCAGTATTGGAACAGGGGAAACAAATTCATGTACATGTGGTAAAATCTGGTCTCGAATCATCTCTATACGTTGGAAGTGCTCTTATTGATATGTATTCGAAGTGTGGTAGATTGGAAGATGCATACAGGGTCTTCAAAATCATGCCTGAAAAGAATGTTGTTTCGTTGAATTCTATGATAATGTGTTTTGCTCAACATGGCCATAGCGAGCAAGCTCTGTATCTATTTGAGGAGATGCAGAAACTTGGCATACTACCAACATCCATCACCTTCATTGGTGTACTTTTTGCGTGCAGTCATGCTGGTTTGGTTGAAAAAGGACGTGAATACTTTGACATGGTGGTCTCCAACCATAGGATTTCACCAACAATCGAGCATTACACGTGCGTGGTTGACCTTCTTGGTCGTGCTGGCCTTCTAAATGAAGCAGAGATATTTCTCAAGAATTCTCCCTTTGCATTTGAAGCTTTGATCTGGCGTTCTCTCCTTTCTGCTTGCAGGCTCCACAAGGATACAGTTGTTGGCAGTCGTGCAGCTGATCATTGTCTACTATTGGACCCATGTGAACCTTCAACTTATGTGCTTTTGTCAAATATGTACGCATCAAGGGATCGATGGGATGATGTGACAAGAATAAGAGCTTCGATGAAAGAAATGGATCTTGAAAAAGAGCCAGGATGCAGTTGGATAGAGGTCAGAGACAAGGTTCATATATTTGTGGTGGATGACAAGTTTcatcctcttaaggaggagatATATGACAAGTTGGACATGCTGATGCCACAAATGAAGATGGCTGGTTACATACCTGATTTAAGCTTTGTTCTccatgatgttgatgatgagtCCAAAGAACAATGCCTTCTTCATCACAGTGAAAAATTGGCTATTGCATTTGGATTGATTTCTACAGCACACCCAGTACCAGTTAGGATTTTCAAGAACCTGAGAGTCTGCGGTGATTGCCATGCTGCTCCAAAATATATATCTAGAATTGCGGCACGAGAAATAATAATCCGAGACACCAATCGATTCCATCATTTCATTGATGGCATATGTTCTTGCGGGGATTACTGGTGATATGTTGTTTAATTGGACGAGTGGTTGGATCTTTCTATATGTGGAGGGGTTATGCAGCCAACTGTCTTGGCTGCTAATCCACTTTGGAGTTGCTTTGATTAAACATGTTCCGAAGGCAATTCACACCTACTGGAACGAGGTAcagggaggaaaccttgttggcATTCGAACGTCATCTGTTTACTCGTTAGATGAATTGCAGCGAGGATGATTCAGATACTGTATGATCACACAGAGTTATTTGACTGCTGCCTTTTCTGCAGTAGATGGAAGCATAGTTCCTCGCTTCTTAGTTTATCGACATTGGACAGTTTCATTGTCGGAATGGCTAGGAGGAAAGATTCTGGTAAACTTATATTGCTATTGGCTCAtggaaaaacaggaaaaagtacactatgaagatgaagatgatagcaAACCTTGGAGGTGATACTCCATCAATGAGGAGTTGTTCTCCTGTCAACTGATCAACATAGGATGTTAAACGTGGATAAAAGGTCTTCTGATCGAATACATATGATAGCGGTGGGTTTAGATTATATGATTAACgaaattttttcataacctagtgaaataaaaaaatgatttgtaTTAATTTATGAAATCACACCAATAATTTTGATGTgcttgcatctctctctctct
Coding sequences:
- the LOC116261323 gene encoding uncharacterized protein LOC116261323 isoform X2, producing the protein MASGLSISSLPPKISFRKSSCGYQSNRPRVASVRCMTSSDVPVPDFFSSDWVESRSKRPIGPRLNFTAEEAIQCQLEALKYNDQPRQDHGVEVMYRFAGFDPFERSPYFGRFFDLGQFERFRRIFHHSAYRALLCHKERRILSSFWVEENHFKQRVWIRGARPKEEETFQFTMIQRVGGSWDGYWLTESLLHDVDVFSGGVAY
- the LOC116261323 gene encoding uncharacterized protein LOC116261323 isoform X3, with amino-acid sequence MMEVMRRSHLLILNPRVESRSKRPIGPRLNFTAEEAIQCQLEALKYNDQPRQDHGVEVMYRQFAGFDPFERSPYFGRFFDLGQFERFRRIFHHSAYRALLCHKERRILSSFWVEENHFKQRVWIRGARPKEEETFQFTMIQRVGGSWDGYWLTESLLHDVDVFSGGVAY
- the LOC116261323 gene encoding uncharacterized protein LOC116261323 isoform X1, giving the protein MASGLSISSLPPKISFRKSSCGYQSNRPRVASVRCMTSSDVPVPDFFSSDWVESRSKRPIGPRLNFTAEEAIQCQLEALKYNDQPRQDHGVEVMYRQFAGFDPFERSPYFGRFFDLGQFERFRRIFHHSAYRALLCHKERRILSSFWVEENHFKQRVWIRGARPKEEETFQFTMIQRVGGSWDGYWLTESLLHDVDVFSGGVAY